From a region of the Pelagicoccus enzymogenes genome:
- a CDS encoding Gfo/Idh/MocA family oxidoreductase, with product MKNRFSCMTANFVAQPLGYHMTEGWAQGDGATNDAFAPLETFADCFEGLLVQIKDLGFSAIDLWSRHLAWEWATPEHMAIAKELLKKHGVTVRSYSAWVMGGESDLRAACRFCRSFDIPYIVGHIELVDTDRDLAVSILREFAVAYAIENHTETSIEALESRLGEGDRDVIGIGLDTGWCATRNWDALEGLRRLYDRIFVVHAKDVLAKASEETGYQFVDWGHETCRLGDGIVPVEAVLKELRRRGFRGSICIEHEPERYDPSEEIKESLALAEAWWQEAKPVVKDPLKVVVVGCGNIANSYGEAMEQRPEIEVLGACDLDRERAKEWTGRFGGKAYPDFDAVLADEDVEAIVNLTIQAAHVEVVSKALKAGKHVHSEKPLAPSYAEAKALVDLAESEGLRLSCAPVTWLGECQRTARRLVLSGGLGTPRIAYVNVDWARIEHWHPNPKPFYEVGPLADVGVYSLTLLTAWFGPVRQVVADGTVLVPQRTAADGEGFEVTREDWMTLSLLFESGFRARITASFYVGAVGGLTPDLEIHGDEGSLRTQWFAATAPIEVGKVGDPKGYTALAHDQRCLGEGEWYCDWSAGVYELWKALRSDRAHPTSGAQAAHVVEIVEAAHESMRAGRSVAVASSFPAPQLS from the coding sequence ATGAAAAACCGATTCTCCTGCATGACGGCAAACTTCGTGGCGCAACCGCTGGGCTATCACATGACGGAGGGATGGGCTCAAGGGGACGGAGCCACCAATGACGCTTTCGCTCCGCTGGAGACCTTTGCGGATTGCTTCGAGGGATTGCTGGTCCAGATAAAGGACCTCGGGTTCTCCGCGATCGATCTGTGGTCGCGGCACTTGGCTTGGGAATGGGCCACTCCGGAACATATGGCGATTGCCAAGGAGCTGTTGAAGAAGCACGGCGTCACGGTGCGCAGCTATTCGGCTTGGGTGATGGGAGGAGAGAGCGACCTGCGGGCCGCCTGCCGTTTTTGCCGCAGCTTCGATATTCCTTACATCGTTGGGCATATTGAACTTGTGGATACGGATCGTGATCTTGCGGTTTCGATCTTGCGGGAGTTTGCAGTCGCTTACGCGATCGAGAACCACACGGAAACGAGTATCGAAGCATTGGAGTCTCGATTGGGGGAAGGGGACCGAGATGTCATTGGTATCGGCTTGGATACGGGATGGTGCGCGACGCGGAATTGGGATGCTCTGGAAGGACTGCGTCGCTTGTACGATCGGATCTTCGTCGTGCACGCCAAGGACGTCTTGGCCAAAGCTTCGGAAGAGACGGGATACCAGTTTGTCGACTGGGGACACGAGACCTGTCGGCTAGGCGATGGAATTGTGCCAGTCGAGGCGGTGCTCAAGGAGCTGCGGCGCCGGGGATTTCGCGGTTCGATCTGCATCGAGCACGAACCGGAGCGATACGATCCGAGCGAGGAGATCAAGGAGAGCCTGGCCTTGGCGGAAGCCTGGTGGCAGGAGGCCAAGCCAGTGGTGAAGGATCCATTGAAGGTTGTGGTCGTTGGCTGCGGCAATATCGCGAATTCCTATGGCGAGGCCATGGAGCAAAGGCCGGAGATCGAAGTGCTTGGCGCCTGCGATCTCGACCGGGAAAGGGCGAAGGAGTGGACCGGTCGCTTTGGCGGAAAAGCGTATCCAGATTTTGATGCAGTTCTCGCTGACGAGGACGTGGAAGCGATCGTTAACCTTACGATACAAGCGGCTCATGTGGAAGTTGTCAGTAAAGCCTTGAAGGCGGGAAAGCATGTCCACTCCGAAAAGCCGCTGGCTCCGAGCTATGCGGAAGCCAAAGCGCTCGTGGACTTGGCGGAGAGCGAGGGGCTGCGCTTGAGTTGCGCGCCGGTAACCTGGTTGGGCGAGTGCCAGAGGACGGCCCGACGCCTTGTGTTGAGCGGTGGCTTAGGGACGCCGCGGATTGCCTACGTCAACGTGGATTGGGCTCGCATCGAGCACTGGCATCCGAACCCGAAACCGTTTTACGAAGTCGGACCTTTGGCGGACGTGGGTGTCTACTCGCTCACGCTTCTTACGGCATGGTTCGGTCCGGTGAGGCAAGTGGTGGCGGACGGCACGGTACTCGTGCCTCAGCGCACTGCTGCGGACGGGGAAGGCTTCGAGGTGACGCGGGAAGATTGGATGACGCTAAGCTTGCTTTTCGAATCCGGTTTCCGGGCGCGTATCACAGCCAGCTTTTATGTGGGGGCGGTGGGCGGTTTGACGCCGGATTTGGAGATTCATGGCGACGAGGGATCCTTGCGGACTCAATGGTTCGCTGCGACCGCTCCGATCGAAGTGGGGAAGGTGGGCGACCCGAAAGGATATACGGCGCTCGCTCACGACCAGCGATGCTTGGGCGAGGGGGAGTGGTACTGCGATTGGAGCGCCGGGGTGTACGAGCTTTGGAAGGCTTTGAGGTCGGACCGGGCTCACCCCACTAGCGGCGCCCAAGCAGCCCATGTGGTTGAGATCGTCGAGGCGGCCCACGAGTCGATGCGAGCGGGACGTTCGGTAGCGGTGGCGAGCTCGTTTCCGGCGCCGCAGCTCTCCTGA
- a CDS encoding hydroxypyruvate isomerase family protein, with product MKRRDFVRNGLLAGAALASTPLFTPSLNASTRSMQKFKLRYAPHPNMFKASAGDAIIDQIKFAADQGFTAWEDNGIAGRPVELQAKIGQTLDSLGMKMGVFVAYASFDKPTFTRPDADSTEEILSNMRNAVEVAKRVNATHFTVVPGSVDQQHPDDGKWNKYGGSRLSEGYQTANAIDLLRRCAEILEPHDLAMVLEPLNWHANHGGVFLERSDQAYAVCRAVDSPACKILFDIYHQQIAEGNLIPNIKMCWSEIGYFQVGDNPGRKEPGTGEINYRNVFKYIYDRSKEEGKDFVVGMEHGNSIKGAAGEQAVIDAYRQADSF from the coding sequence ATGAAACGAAGAGACTTCGTCCGCAACGGGCTCCTCGCCGGAGCTGCGCTCGCCTCCACCCCATTGTTCACCCCCTCCCTAAACGCTTCCACTCGCAGCATGCAAAAATTCAAGCTCCGTTACGCTCCGCACCCTAACATGTTCAAAGCGTCTGCCGGCGACGCTATTATCGACCAGATCAAGTTCGCCGCCGACCAAGGCTTCACCGCCTGGGAGGACAACGGAATCGCCGGACGCCCCGTCGAACTGCAGGCCAAGATTGGCCAAACCCTCGACTCCCTCGGCATGAAAATGGGCGTCTTCGTCGCCTACGCCAGTTTCGACAAACCCACCTTCACCCGCCCAGACGCGGACTCCACCGAGGAGATCCTCTCTAACATGCGCAACGCGGTAGAAGTCGCCAAACGCGTGAACGCCACCCACTTCACCGTGGTACCGGGCTCCGTCGACCAGCAGCATCCGGACGACGGCAAATGGAACAAGTACGGCGGGTCCCGACTTTCCGAAGGCTACCAAACTGCCAACGCCATCGACCTGCTGCGCCGCTGCGCGGAAATCCTGGAACCGCACGATCTGGCGATGGTTCTGGAACCGCTCAACTGGCACGCCAACCACGGAGGCGTTTTCCTCGAGCGTTCCGACCAGGCTTACGCCGTGTGCCGCGCCGTGGACAGTCCTGCCTGCAAGATCCTTTTCGATATCTACCACCAGCAAATCGCGGAAGGAAACCTTATCCCCAACATCAAGATGTGCTGGAGCGAGATCGGCTACTTTCAAGTGGGCGACAATCCCGGCCGCAAGGAGCCAGGCACCGGCGAAATCAATTACCGCAACGTATTCAAATATATATACGACCGCAGCAAGGAGGAGGGAAAGGACTTCGTCGTCGGCATGGAGCACGGCAACTCCATCAAAGGCGCCGCAGGCGAACAAGCCGTCATCGACGCCTACCGCCAAGCGGACTCATTCTAG